The window TTTATTTTTCAACTTTACTTCTTGTTAGCCATCCGCTTGGGCGACTCATTTTTTCTCCATGTCCTCTGTTTTTATAATATCTCCTTGCTGCACTACCACTGGTGTGTCCTAAACTCTTTTTCATTTTTTTCTCCGTGCTCTCTGTGGTTCAATGCTTGCTCCGCTTCCGATGGACTTGCTATTCTTCCATAAGTTTTCACCCTATCACCTTTTCACCATTCCACCTTTCCACGATCTGTATCCATCCGTGGATAATGCTTGCTTCACTTCCAATGGACTTGCTTTGCATCCGCAGGTTTTTCTCCGATCACTGATTACTGATCACGGTTTTTATGCTCCCAATGGACTTGCTATCCTTCCAAAAGTTCATCCCTAAAACCTAACATCTAAATCTTATTGATCCGTTCAACCTGATCAGTATTCAGTTCGACAGGTGTAACCCTCCCAAATACGGCAACATTGACCGTTAATTTATGACTATCCTGACTAACTTTTTCAATTACCCCTTCAAATTCAGTAAAAGGACCGGAAATAATCTTTACCATATCTCCCTGTATAAATTGGTAATCCTTTTCCGTCTCATCTTCCCGGTCAGAAATACCTAACAATCTTTTTGCTTCTATTTCGCTCAATGGTACCGGTTTTTTAGTGGAACCAAGGAAATGGGTTACGCCGGGCATATTGAGAATGAAAGCAGTAAGTTCAGGAGTTAGATTGGCTTGAATGATAATGTAACTGTTAAAGATCTTCTTCTCTCTCTGAACTTTCTTACCGTCTCTAATATGAAAAGTCTTCTGAGTAGGGATCAGTATCTCACCCAGATCTTTTTCCATATCAGTCCCAGCAACACTTTTCTCGATCGCTTCCTTTATTCGGGACTCTCGGGCGGAGTAAACATGCAAAACATACCAGTTCATTTTTTACCTTTATCTTAACAAAATAAACCTGATGATCATAGAAAAGATCGCATCCACTCCGGATAAAAATAGAGCTACTATGGCAGACATGACTATAACAACCACTGTCCCTTCTTTTATATCCGCTCTTGTCGGCCAAGTAACATACTTCAGTTCCTGCCGCACATCTTTGAAAAATTTAATTATACCTTGGATCATAACACCATTCCATTTTTTTCTGTAGCATAGACTTCAGTCTGTGTATCTGTCACCCTGAGTGTTTGTCATCCTGAGTGATTGGCGAAGCCAATTGTATCAAAGGATGAATTCTCTCGAAAGGCTGACACTACCTAACTCAGCTGCGTAAACTGGCAGGACAGGCAGGAATCGAACCCGCAACCCCCGGTTTTGGAGACCGGTGCTCTACCAATTGAACTACTGTCCTGCACTATGCTTGTCACCCTGAGTGCCTCGACTCTTTTGTCGAGGTGTATCGAACCGAGGAAAACACTTCTTCGTGGCTGCTTCCGAGCTCGATGAAGTCAACTAAGGTTGACATTCGTAATATAGACTTCACTCTTTGCTTTATCTTGTCTGTTTATGTATTGTATGCTTCTTATCAAAAGGACAATACTTTTTATATTCGACTCTTTCAGGATGAGTTCTTCTGTTTTTCGTAGTTGTATAATTTCTTCTGCCACATTCCTGACAAGCCAAGATCACTGTTTCTCTCATAGCTTAAATCCTTATTCCACAATATCACCGACAACGCCGGCACCGATAGTTCTGCCACCTTCACGGATAGCAAAACGTAAGCCCTGTTCCATGGCAATTGGGGTTATTAGTTCCGCCTCGATTGTTAAACTGTCTCCCGGCATTA is drawn from Candidatus Cloacimonadota bacterium and contains these coding sequences:
- the secE gene encoding preprotein translocase subunit SecE, with the protein product MIQGIIKFFKDVRQELKYVTWPTRADIKEGTVVVIVMSAIVALFLSGVDAIFSMIIRFILLR
- the nusG gene encoding transcription termination/antitermination protein NusG, whose amino-acid sequence is MNWYVLHVYSARESRIKEAIEKSVAGTDMEKDLGEILIPTQKTFHIRDGKKVQREKKIFNSYIIIQANLTPELTAFILNMPGVTHFLGSTKKPVPLSEIEAKRLLGISDREDETEKDYQFIQGDMVKIISGPFTEFEGVIEKVSQDSHKLTVNVAVFGRVTPVELNTDQVERINKI
- the rpmG gene encoding 50S ribosomal protein L33; amino-acid sequence: MRETVILACQECGRRNYTTTKNRRTHPERVEYKKYCPFDKKHTIHKQTR
- the tuf gene encoding elongation factor Tu (EF-Tu; promotes GTP-dependent binding of aminoacyl-tRNA to the A-site of ribosomes during protein biosynthesis; when the tRNA anticodon matches the mRNA codon, GTP hydrolysis results; the inactive EF-Tu-GDP leaves the ribosome and release of GDP is promoted by elongation factor Ts; many prokaryotes have two copies of the gene encoding EF-Tu), encoding MPGDSLTIEAELITPIAMEQGLRFAIREGGRTIGAGVVGDIVE